The region GAGCATCTCATCATGCACAGCACTACAAGGTTATCATCTCAAATGTGCTTGCTTCCTGccacctggaaaaaaaacccaacaacctgATGGAGCTACACTGGGCACTCTTAATTCCAGTTTCAGGTTGAAGAGTTTTGCACCTGCACTTTCTAAATAATGAACAAAAGAACTGCTTCTTTGTGACAGCATCCGCAGGGTTTGTTGCAAGTGTCCTCCAGGATGTCAGGGCAGAAATAGCCAAGCATAGTATTTTGTACTTGCTCACCATGCTTATTCTGCACAAAACCCCATCTTTTTCAATCCAATTTGGAAGTGAACTAAGCAGAACAGCACACAGGCATTCTTTGTGACCCACGAGAACATTACTCAGAGCCAGCAGGGAATAGTTAACCCACCTTGCACCCTACTTTTATTTCACAACCACCATCTTAAACCCTAATTTTATAGGATGATCAGCACTAAGGTTTTTTTCTACTGTGCTCTCACCTTTCCCATACTGCCTGCCTCTGTTCTCATACAACCTCCCAGCTACAACCGTTCTATGCacacttttactcttcttttaAGCAAGGCTCAGCAATCACCATTCAGTTCAGCAATCAAACTGCTGCCTTTAGTGGTTGTGACTCTATTATGTTCATTCCCCCTTTTGTTAATTCCCTGTGAAGCAGGAGATTGGCTCTAAAGTCTATAGAGCTGATGGAAAAAAGACATCTTTCATTTCCCTTCATGAAAAGGGATCCAAATTCAAATTGAACCTAACAGAAGAATTCAAATATCAATCCTGAACATAAGCAATATAGTGGGGTTAGTGTATGAAAGCACGCTGTAATCCTCTTGATTAAAACATGGGAAGAACCCATGGTCTTTTCAGTAAATCCTTACAGAACATTTTCTACCTTAAAGCAACTACCCAGGCAAGAACATAACATCCCATACAAAGAACATTTAAACATTTGGTTATACAAttatttgtaaatgaaaaactTGAGACTATAGTCTGCTGCTCAACCTTTAACTTTCTTCCATGTGCGTACTGTGCAGGGTCTATGGTGTTCTTCCCTCGCTGAAGACATCTCAGGATACCTTGTTACCAAAGCGAAACAAGTACTTTGTGTTTTTATCCCTGCTAGTTAATGGTTTCCCATACTATTTATTGTATGGGAGCCTCAAGTACTTTTCCTCATGAACTATTCTAGGATATCTATCAACAGCATCTCAGTGTTTCCTATAAAGTAAGAAAGTCTTACCTCAAAGCTCTGATCTCATTCAGCTAGACAGAGGTGCCTATTACTGTTGATTGCTGTTACATGCAGCAGCTGTCAAAACTTTTagtctaaaatatttaaagaaaaaaacaaaagcagatctGATTGCACTGAAAAATTTCATGCATCTCTCCTACTTCCATTCTTAGCCCATTTGGATTTTCCAATGTTTTAGGCACAAAACAGAACATCTGAGGTTGAACAAAATgcttcccattttaaaaaaatctttttcattactTGCATTTCAAACGTTTTCAAGTTTCACTGTAATAATTCTATGTCTACTTTCAGCAAACTGACCCAGCTTTGCTCTTACAGCTCATCTTGTGAGTGCTCAACACAttcctcttctctgctcctttACTCATTTGCCTCAGTTATCACACTCTCCAACGTGAAAAAGGAACGAAACCAGCAACCTCATCCCAAGCTTCCTCCTCTCCACGTTGTCCTAATTGAGCCCTTTCACAGGGCAGCTTTATCCATGAAAAAGCACCTAACACTGCAATTAAAGATACAAAAGTCTTCAGACATTGGGTAGGGACTGAATTAAAGTTTGCAGGGCAAACTTCCAGGATTTCCTAAATTCTGCCTACTTGACTTCCCAAATGTTTTAGTACAGTTTTTGGCATAGAAATGGTAAAATTACATGTCATAAGTGAGGTTGTTCCTCCAAGGCTTTGACAACAAAGCACAGTTTGCAGGGTGGAGCTTAAGATACATGCTGCCAGTATGAGAAGGCTGGAACATTCAGGCTTACGCTTTTCTGCACAGTACCAGTGTTTCTGCTGATGGCAAACAGGAAGGAGAAATCGTACAGGAAGACGATCTGGTACATCATGTCAAATACAGAAAGAACATAATGGGATAGCGAAGTGCTCCGGAAGCTAAGCAGGGTGTATGTTCTCATGCTGGATTTTCAAAAGACTGTAAGAATTTTATTACTGGAGAGTCATTGCACTGTATGTGACCACAACAACCATTggggaaatgaaagcagaatagCAGGTATATTGCTGTTTTGGGCATTCAGACGGGGAGGTTTTGCAACAAATCCATATAAAATCCAGATTTCTGGCTTGGACATTACCTTCTATGTCTGTACAGTCCTGTACTCATACACCTGTGACCTGAACTGCAGACACCATCTTACAAGCTAAAAGCTAAGGAGCCTCATTAAAGAGCACTGTGATTCCAGACTTAAGAATTAGGTCTGGAACTATCACCTTTGAGTCACAGCCTTCAAGGAAAGAGAGAACACGTCTGCCTACGAAATATATTCTGCAGCATGATAAAGCAGATTAGACTTGAGAAGAGGCTGTCCATGGTTTGGAAGACAACATTCTTCAGCAGAAGACAGCTTGgcattatctgaaaaaaatacaggtagCAAGTGGCCTAGATGATGtgaaaacttgaaaaagaaaactcttccaGTCTAATAGTTTATCTGGTTTCATTATTTGCATTTAGCCCAATACCTTAAGGAAAGACATCCTTATACAATCACATTTCACACATGCAGGCAAGAACGCACTTCTTCCCCCAAAGCTTTTAAAGCCATCTGCCACATTTGACAAAAAAGTTCATACACTCCTACAAGTATTACAAAAACCAGCAGCTgttagaaacaaagaaaaccttaCTGCAGCCTCTTACTAGATACTggagagcacagaaaaaaaaaaaacaacttagcAATgttcaaatatgaaaaaaacttCAGCCAACACTCACATCTTACAGGATACTCAGGCATCACTAGTTCTGATGCTTCCAGAACTACTTGTTTTAAGGTGGGTTTAAAGCTACTTCTTACATGAAATTATGTTTAAGCTACTTCATACATTAAATTATGGAAAAAGATAGAaggaattttaaattaaaataccttCTTTCACTGTCCTATAGTACTTACTATGCACCGGAAAAGGTTGACATTTCAAATTTATACAGCACAGTCCAGCTGACGCTGCATGAGGGAGAGTGTTGCTCGACTATCCGCTGTGCACATGCCCTGACCTATACACAGTTTCATGCCAGAGAGAACTACTACTGCAGAAAGCTTGACCTCATCTGTAACGAGGATCACAGAAATGTACCTGGATACGCAGGGTGAAACCACTACCTCGATAGTATCCAACAGAAAAAGCACCACATCCTACATAAACATTCCCAGCTATGGAAAGCTATCACACCCTTTGAAGAAAGAATAATCAGCCTCTGGAACATTCTGCCAATACACcacattttcagtctttctaaTTTCACCTTCCAAGTTGCTAGTGTTTTGTTTGCCACTTTTATTTAAGGTGTTTAAGAGTATTCTCACACCTCAGCATGAACCCAGGTAGTAAAAATTGAATTACACTTTGTCAGATAACTGTGTTGAAACATTGCAAACTCCATGAGTGATAAAACCAATACCAGAAGTGTATTTACAGTTCCTATAAGAATCtgcatatttattattaaagatATTTCTTGTTATGTACTTCATTTATTATGAATCGAACACGTTCGGTACACAAGTAAGAAAATGGTGCAGCCAATGTGCAACTCTTTCAGAGCAACAGAATTCTCAGCTCAGATCAAGCATACAAacaggttttaattaaaatgctgcacagaaatggaagaaaaaaaaaacccagaaggaaCCATGTCCTGCACTTCATGCTTCAGTTTGTTCCAAAATACAGTACCACTTAAAGCAACAGTTGCTTGCTTATCTGTAATCATATTAACCGAAATTTAGAGCAATGTCTTAACTGATACGAACTTGATATCGACATCAAGAATATTCTACTACCGCTGAAACTGCAATACAGTGTGCAGTTAAAAATTTCCAAAACCAGAAGTTGTAGTGGGCCTGCTGAAGCCAGGAGTTACTTGCTTCAGTGGATGTTGACTGAGCCAACCACTTTCAAACCTGAAAGGATGACAGTTCTGTTGAAGGATACACTGTGCAAAAACGTCCGCTGGGCAGCCAGTGTAAGTCAAAGTTAAACTTAGCAGAGTACTTTGAAGCTGTTATCCTCTGTTCCAAAAGGATAAGCTACATGCAATTCAAAGACCTCTGTGCAGTGACAACACCAGCAAATTACCTGATAGCAACAGAAATACTATCTTTAACACCacttcaataaaatattaaacagaggATATATACAAGTCACAACTGCACACCAATcctaacaaatattttaaatgcactgCTGAAATTGTTAGCaactttcagaaaattttttGAGACACTTCAAAACTTGAACTTTTTTACTTTCCTCTAAAAATCACATACTTTGCATAAGAGACCTTACTGTTCCTACTGTTGCCAGCAATTCAGAGTTTTAAAGTGGATTGATTAAATCTGTTTGCTCTGGCAAATGCAGCTGAAGTAGCTTGGGAGCCTACCACCCCATTTCACCAGGAGAGGTTCCCACTGTCAGAGATCTGACAGCAGGGCATGCTCCTGCACCTCTATGGCACCTGATCAAGGTCTGAAGCTGAAACTGCCAACCAAGGCAAGCTCTCAGCAAGGCACTGCAGATGGGAAGCGCAGCATCTGAACGTGGGCAcatctctcctcctgccagaTCTGAAGTCAGCAGCATCCTAACGCCTGTGACAACCTACTCAGTGAATTCACGTCACAGCCTGTCCATGCAGCTCAGAACAGCTCCACATTCCTGCCCCCTACTAATCTGTAAAGCAAGCTTATTTTCCACTAGTAAGTCTTTTAAAGGTATTGACCATACTTTACTTACTATATTTTGTAtcaacatatatataaaaaaagtatgtgatatatataaaaaaagtatgtgtgcacatatacatatgtatcattcatacatatgtatgtaaaaAGATGCAGAGTGTATTTTCTCCATCACAGACAAATCTTTAAAGAGGATCGAATATTGGGAGAACTTTTGTGTctcaaaataaagcaagatAGGTGTTCTCATTAGATATAGACAGAATTCCTTCACTGCATTTCCTCTTTCACATATAAAATGTATACATTTAGATAAGACAACCccttcaggagaagaaaaagaagttgcttTTCATATTCAAGATATCTTTCCTCAAATCGCTCCAGAAGAAAGTCTCCCAAGCCACGCGTAAGAAACGTATGTCTTTGCAGTGATGTATTtgaaagtaacaaaaatgaGTGCAGAAGTAAAAATCTACTGGAATTTATTCcacttttaaggaaaaagctACAATTCCAAAATGTCCTCTACAGAAGAAACTGGAGTTTACAAAAGTGCAGTCTGCATCATAAGTGCACTCTTTAGATATAGATATTACTGTGAGTTTCATTGGTTGTCAGTAACTTCTTCAAAATCTTTGTGCTTTCAGATCCATCctaggaaaaggaagagatgaTCAGCATTAGCTGCATTGCtggtaacaaaacaaaacaaaagaaaacaaaagcctcACTGTCCTCTATTCCAATTTTTATTACTCTGAATATTAGTTTGATTAAAATGTTACCTGTAAGCAAAACTCAGGTTTTACGAATGAAGGTATCCAGAGACCTGCTAAAGGCTCCAAAGGAATTTGCAGTTCAGCCACAGAATGGGATTTGTTAATTTGCATTCCTGCTCGCCTGTATATGAGAGGAAGAGCCTGCATATCtgctcttgttttccttcagagTTTAAACATTTGTATACTAGTCTGTTAGACTTATTTAGCAGACCAGTACAAGCTGTAATGAAAACTAAGTTGCAGTTCCCACAtttaaagctgaaagaaatactTCAGTACAGACAAACCTCTTCTGTCATTTAAATGTAAGTTCAATTTGCAAAACTGAGGAGTGTTTTGAACCAACtatactttaattaaaaacatttcagaaagaaacaaaacgactagatgatctttcgaggtcccttccaacccctaacattctgtgattctgtgattttgtgattcacTTTAGTAGCTATAACGCCATGATTTCACAGATGCTTGATCAGTGAAAAACTCTTAAGAATCACCTTTAGAAATTCAGTCTTTTGATTCCAGACACAAGTTATAgatcaaaataaatttcttaaGAAGCTTTCACATACGGCACAAAACAGGGAGATACAGAGCTAGAACAGAGCCACCTCTCAtatgaatgtaaaaataaacaaacatactTAAAGGTTTTAACATGAGACAACTCCAAAGGAAACTGCAGCTTAAACAATCACAAGAAATGACTCCCTGATATACTAGTACTACTGCAAGAGCCTGAGAAgtcaaaatgaagttttaagGGAAGCTGTAGATTCACTATTCCTAAGCAACTTATAAACAGACGTTATAGCACGTACTACACCAGAAATCATTGTCCTCTGTCACTGAAGTCTCTGTCTTTCTGTACATTACATACATCAGCCTTTTAAGGTAGAATCCTCATAGGGACACATCAACAGCAGAATGCAAAAGATGAAAGACAGACCAAAATAGACCAAACCtcccattaatttttaaatatgaaattttaCCTTGACTAAACTCTTCAGGGTtttagaagaaagcagaggCTTGAACGCTTCAATTGTAACCGTGTCTAGTTTGATGACATCAGTGTAACACTGATACAACACTGCAGGAATCTGCCATACTTGACAATAGCTCAAAACTAAATAcaagtcaaaagaaaatgtgtgttaCATTTGGCAGAGGAGGAATCTCAGTTCTGTGTATAAAGTCACATTTGTTCTGGCCAGAACTTCTAAAGCATGAAAGTTTTATAAATTAACTACTCAGGATCCTGACTGCTAGACCAGCTATCCCTCATTCCTCAGGtacacaagaaaacaaaccagcaaaaatTAGTAAAATGCAGTTGGTATTTCTTCCTAGCAAACACCTTAACTGGAAACTGTATATTATtggtaaacaaaaataatgagcttctgtaaaacaaacaaacaaagaaagaaaaaaacaccaatcAAACATGAAAACTCAAAGTGCTAACAAGATAaactttttctagaaaaatcaTCCATTAGCTCCTACCAGTCAAGTTTTCCCTCATGATGCTACTACTAATTTGGCACTCTATAACAAAAAACCTCGGGTTTTTATTACATTACATAATGAAACTGAACCTATCTTTCACTGAGGTCTATCAGTAGCACTGTGAAACCTACTTTACTTGTAATACGCAGAAAGGACTTTATGAGTCTCAGGTTGGATGCTCAGATGAAAATAACTCTCAATAAAACATAAGTTAGTTCATATGTAAAATGCCCCAAAAACCCAGTATACAATATGTTTTGTGAGGCTACGCTGAAGAATCTGCTAGTACTTATGTCCCACACATAAGGCATAAAAGGATTTGTGGGTGGTTTTGAAATTTGTCCCTATTTTACAAGGCAGCACTTAAGATGTCAAACTGTTaggaattaattttcataaagCTAACTTGTTAGCCAGTTCACACAATTAGGTAAAAATTCTAATTGCAATAGGATGCTCTTCAAAGTGAATTTTGTGATGACACCAGCAGCACTGTAAATAATTGGAATTGCAAAATACCAGCAGCAGGAAGATCTCGCACAATGTTAGGTTGTTCCAGCAGTGGGCAGCAGACCTGTTCTTTGAATTCTTTTGTCTTTAAGGCTTTCAGAAATGGAGACGGAAGCGTTAAAGTGGATTCCTGAGTTTTATAATCAGCTACAGGACACGTTGAAAGAATGGTCACTTGCAAGCCCTCCTTTCGCATACAGccaaaaacctgaaataaaaatgttaatacatAAACAAAATTTATCTTCTCACAGTAACAGCGTAAAAACATGAAGACTCATTTCAGTTTCAGTGCAGATGGCAAACGGCAGTTTAATTCAGGTTTGCAGGACTAAAATTCGAATCACAACCTTCAGGTAGAAATTTCACGTGCGTTGCTCTTGGGATGgagataaaaaaacaaaagaacagccAACATATTTACCAAGCCTACTGATTTTCTTGAGAGGGTTTAAGTTTTCAGCACTTTCTATTCACCTGCAAATATATTAAGACTTACCATTTTTATTAATGGTGattgtagaaagaaaaaggacCCCAAATAAAACCAGGCTGCTTATGACAGGAAGGTAGCTTGCTAAGATTCAAGACATTCGAAATTGAAATCATGCTCCCCAGATGTTCAAAgaatcttcattttaaatactcagattttatttaattatattcAAGTTGAATTGAGAATTGAGAAAGTGAACCTTAATTTTTCAAGTGTCTTTCTCAAATTCAAAGAAGAGAGTTTCAAAAACACTGTACAAAACATACTTTTGGATCCATTGCATGCTGCCACAAAATACCAACATGCTGCACAGCGTTCCAACGTTTTTAGAGAACATGTCAAAATGAGGAGAAGCATGATAAACCTGCACCTTCCCTTTACGCTGTCCTCTTCAGCTTTGTGATCAATAAGGAAACAGGGAATTTGGGAAACATTACAGAAACTCGCCTGTTTCTGTATATGGTACcaatcacagaagaaaagctgacTGTTCCCTCACATCAGTGTGTTACCGCTGTAATATAAAACTGACATAACTTTTCACAGGCACACGTATTTTCAACTTACAGTATATTTTCTTCGTTGGAAACACTGGCTGGTAAGCATTACTGCAAAACTTTAGTCTGTATGTTAGCATTTTGTCAGTGATCGCTTACTGAGAAAACACCTACAGAAGTAAAAATCTGACTCATGGAGAATGCGAAGATGCTCAGTGAATCAATTTATGAAGCATACAGAACAGGTCTGTAACTCACACTAAAAGCAGAAGATTACAAGCACGACATTTCTGGTGTACACTTAAAAATACCAACaacaaaatctaaaaatacTCAAGAACACTGACTTGGTAAAACTCTACACTCCTACTGTTCATAAACACCCACATTTGAAATAACACATGtgcaaacagctggaaaaagacaAATGGAGAAGATGGCAAAACCACAATCATCTTTCTTTTGTAATCCCAGTTTAAATGAAGTGCAAGAATGCgtggaaaacagcaaaactgaagtGGTTTAGGTCTTAGGGTTTCTAAACTTCAAAGTGAACTACTACCCACTACAGTAAATTAAACTCTTCAACAAGCCAAGGAACCACAAAAGGCTAGTTTTCCACAAACTTGGGTCTGAAATCCCTGTATCATTCAGTGAAGTTACCCCAGTTTTTCCATCCTCTTTGCCTTCCCATAACCTCTCTGGATCCCTCCCTCACACCAAGATGCTCGTATGGTTCTCCCTCACAACCAAGTAATCCCCCTCATGCGTGCTGGCTGGGCCAGCTGGCAGGCTGGACTGAGCAGGTATCACTCCACTCAGGCTGAGGACCTGCTCTCAGCGGACACGCCGCTTTTTACCTCACTCTTTTTATCTCTAGCCACAGCCTTACACAACTTCAGCAAAACATAATAGCTTTAGAATCTCTGCTTGTTCATCAGATGAGCAGAGATTTAAAGGAAAGTAGGGTAGCAGACagacagcaagagaaaataaGCCATTCTTCCTTGAGGCTAAGCAGTGACCCAAATTCATAAAGAAAATCAACAGTCAGAACATTCCTCCCCAACCCCCCCGTCTTTATCTTATTAAGATCAACATGATGATACTTGGAGGGACCTGAATGACCCAGCAGCGTTCGTCTACCTGAATGATGAGGGGGTAATGTATTTAGCATACTAAGTCTATGAAAAAATGGGACAGATACTGCTTTGGAGGCACCTTCCTTTAGAGTTACTCCTGTGAAAGGAACAGAACACACCCATTAGTAAAGATACCACCCATCATGAGTTTCATAACAGGTTTGTCTGATGATCCTTTGGCAGCCATACAAATGCAgttatgttattattttttaaggatGGATTCTCCCAGAgctgaaacacagctgaaataagTCAGAGAAAATTTAAGCCAaaccaaagaggaaaaacattcagaaagtaGTCAAGGGCAACAAAATTGAAACTGTCCAAAAGAAGGAATTGCACAAAGTTGGTAAGTTACAGCAGATACAACTGTCAGCATCTAGAaagtaatttcacagaatctgCAGACAGTGAATTTGTTCATCTGTTGAATACTTAAGAAAGCCACAGGGAAAACAGTTATTTACAAATTTACAATGCTGTCACGTTTAGAATATCAGAGAGGAAGAGGCACTTACACTAAGTTGAAGATCCCCACCCCTAAGATTTCATTGCTCAATTTGTTGTCTTGCCAGTTTTACCTTTTCAAGCCACTGGAACTGTTGATCCTCAGCAACATAGCAACTACACTGGCAcaacaaaaccttaaaaaaaaaaaagttgcgTAAGCAAATGGTTTAAAGAGCACGACAGCAGCTCATAATCACATGTAAAGATGATGTGACTGCAGCCAACAACTTGTTCAGTTTTCTTGGGCTTATTCAACTGTATTCCAACAAGAATTTTTCAGTCACAACTGATGTGAGGCATTCAGGCTGTCATACGTCCTCTTTGTACTGAACTTCACATGCCACAACTTGAAATAGTTTTAGTGAGCACAATGACCCTTCGGATTTTTGATGAAATTAATACAGAATACTGCAGCCTTAATGCTTTGTTTGCCCTCATCAGGGTAGAGGGTGGATGAAGGTTACTCTCTTTTTCACGAGCTAAAATATAGAGGAATTCATGCATAACTCACTTACTGTCGGATCCGATATTAATCGgtagaacaaacaaaaagaatctGTTGGGAGGACATTTGTTGTGTTGGATGTTCGACACCACTCATTCCACAGCTTCACAACTCCAACTACTTCCCAACATACAGAATCCAGAATAAAAGAAGACAGGAAAGCTGCAAAACCCAATAAATACTgttaatttataaataataaaatctctCTTCTACAAATAAATACCCAAACTGAATTAGATTATTTCTTTGCAatctcaagttaaaaaaaaaatgtagtaacTTATTTTTATCGATACACATTTATTGACAATTCGACAAAGATCAAGAATGTCAGTAACCTTACTGTATCAAGACGTAAAAAGATATAAAGCAGTTCTACACATAGAGATCCCTAACATCAAAAACAAGTACTATTAGGAATTATATTACTGTGGGCAACTTTGATTCCTTTAATATACACTAAGGATGTACATATTAAGTCTCTAGTACTTCTTGACATACGAGACATAAcagatttctaaagaaaaaaaaaacaaaaccactgaaCCAACAAGGCAGAACTATTACACTGGCTCTAGGAAGCAGAGACAAAAGTATGCATAACTTAGTGGCAAAAAGAGATCCTAAATCAAATGCTGATAAATCAAATTCCTGTCAAAAGTTCCTGttaaactgaaaacagatcTAAATATCTGTAActatttttcaaggaaaaagctgaacaaagaaaaaac is a window of Nyctibius grandis isolate bNycGra1 chromosome 2, bNycGra1.pri, whole genome shotgun sequence DNA encoding:
- the PSMG1 gene encoding proteasome assembly chaperone 1, coding for MATFFGEVVVAPSRAGVDDEESAEEAREETPEDREIRRELEKKREIDVLWTLKSGAPAGSCAEEPFVCSKFIVAIGHNAAAFLSSFILDSVCWEVVGVVKLWNEWCRTSNTTNVLPTDSFCLFYRLISDPTVLLCQCSCYVAEDQQFQWLEKVFGCMRKEGLQVTILSTCPVADYKTQESTLTLPSPFLKALKTKEFKEQVCCPLLEQPNIVRDLPAAVLSYCQVWQIPAVLYQCYTDVIKLDTVTIEAFKPLLSSKTLKSLVKDGSESTKILKKLLTTNETHSNIYI